Within Vicia villosa cultivar HV-30 ecotype Madison, WI linkage group LG1, Vvil1.0, whole genome shotgun sequence, the genomic segment CAGTTTCTCCTGATTTTCCAAATTTATTTTGGATATTTCGATTAGTTTCACTATGTGCACAACTCCAAAGAAACATGGTCAAAGCCTCCAATGATGTCATTTCTTTGGATGGATGTAGCCATCCCTTACTAACTAATAATTTTTCAAGTTTCAATACAACGCAAGTTTCCATCCTAAACATGTTATAACTTTCACCCGGGGTGTTAAGAGTTTCTCTAACCCAAGTCCATCCATGAGAATAAAGAAATCTATTACCTTGTTTGAGTAAGTACCTCATATGATAGTCAAATGCAATTGCTATTGCACTGTAATATATTTTATAGAACTTGCATCGTCTTTTTTTAACCTTTTTTGATCGTTCATTGATTTGTTTAGAAATTAGAATGCATCtgttaaataaattgaaaacaaGAACATTACAAATTGCAAATACATATTCATTGAAGTAGTTGAAATGCATAAATATCTTAAGCAAAAACATAGAAGTTAAAAACTAAAATGATATGATACTTTAGGATACATCTAGAGACTCAAGTTTCAACTTAAAGcataaaagtcaataaaaacataaaacataaaattaaatcttAAACATCATACTAGAGGATTTCACTCATACTTGTATAGAATCCACTCTATCAAATCGTTAATAGAATCTTTTAAAGATATTATTAGGACTCTATTTTGCTCATCCTTAAGCATCTCTAAAGCATAACTAAATTGTTGACCATTCAAAAGTCCTTTTTCCTTTGCACTCTTTAATATTTCAACACAAGTTGGAATAGAATATTGTCCATTAATATGAGATGTTGCAGCAATTTCAGCCTTTTCAACTTCATTATGACCTTCCGCTGCTTGAACTAATCTTTCTAATGTTTTCCTCATTGTTGGCGCAGTTCCAACCTTTGCCTTACCCTTTGTTGATCTTTCACCCATGTTTGGTgaaattttccttttattttttgattGGGTGTTTCTCACAGGGCTTAATTCATCAATATTAAATTCATCATCAGAATCAATAATTTCGTGTGCCACATCTGTAGTAGTATTTTGGTTTGAAGATTCTAATGGTACGCCCATAGCTGGCGTCCAAGCACATTGACTAGTTTCCACTATCTCCCCAAATATAAATTCCAATTCATCACGAAATTCCAAACCTTGATAACGAAACTTAGCATATTTCACATTCTCCTGTGTAACCAATAACAAGAGATAAAATTTAGACAATCTAAATTCTCCTACTtaactttaaataattaaaaattaaaatatttacaaCACTAACCCTTATCTTAGCATCCCACCATGTAGGATCAGCGTCAATTTTTCCTGTATGAGGATTCCATCCTAAACCAGTTTCTTTACCCAATAATTGTTTCCATGTAGTCCAATCAGTTCTCAAACTATCCAACCTATTCTTCAACTGTTTTTGGGTATAGTTTTTATTAGTACGTTTATTGTATTCTTCACGTAtttcttcccattttttatttctaaaagcaaTTCCTGGTTTTCCACATTTACGAATCTCATTTATACAATTTTCAAGTAACACTTTGGTACTAAAATCATCCCACTTTGCTTTTCCTACATTTTCATAACTATTTGGAAGACTTTCTTTAGTAGTCATTAACTGcaatagttaaaaaaattataaatatatgaatcagaaaaatatttgaaaaacttTGTTTAATAGTACTAAATTTTcagaattatttaaaaaaaattctatttaatGATAAATCGTTCAAAAAAACGAACTAAAATCTTATTATGTACATGTATGTACATGCACATGTTtgcatttttttccataaaaatttGTACAGACTAACACACATATAAGCAATAGATAGTACcacatatattaataatattattattgtatatAAAGTACACCAatagattatattattttttggtATTGATTGAGTTGAGTTCTTGAACTGATATTCATCGGGTATTGCATATACAGTAAACTGTAAAGCCATagattatattattataataatagtatTATATATAAGGCATcacatcaaaataaaaaagaaaaagcagTCAATAGCAGAACAAAAAATATCTAATCATCTAGCATAGAATAAGAGAAAAAAGAATTGAACTACACCTGCAAAATAATGCAATCTGCCCTGCTGTGTTGACCTAAAATCTGCAATTTACTCTGCTGCTCTGGCGCCGTTTTGCGGGAACAGTGAAATAAAGTAGGGCACAAATTTCACgagaaatttatatataattttttttaaaagtgtccACATTGGGATTCGAGTCACGGCCCAATTTGATAAAGCTCCGAAAAAGTCTTTCAAAAGTTGGTTTTAACACCTTTTTTTATAAGctctttttattcatatttttattttaaaaaaaagttacttTTTTAAATAAGTACTTTATTAAAAATGTGTTTGGCCCTCCATCTCCTTATAAGTAGAAGAGAAGTAGATAAAAAGTTTGGCCAAACAAGCTCTTagaatttttttaagtattttaagcTTAAAAGTACCAAACTTCAGGCACAAGTTACACCATGATACATGCTGAATttgaaaaaacttccaacatgaaagttgtagatctcattcCAAACTATAACTTTGGTAATGACaactttttttccaaaagatcaaccatttgaaAGTTATGGGCTCATGAAGTTTCTTCCAACACTTAACAATTTTTCAAAGaggttttaacctagtttttttcCTAACTTTATGGGAATTTCACACCAAGATGCAAGAAGAATTTGGGAAAACACTAAACAAGGAACTTGAAGAGCATTATTATAGCTTTCCAAAGAGTACTAGCATATCTCCATAGCCTTCTTGAGTAAAGAGTTTCGAAGGCATGAAGTTGGCCTCTCATTCTTGAATTTCAAGTCACTAACCAAGAGGAATCAAGTTGCAAAACCAATTCAAACTCACATAATCTGCAAATACAGGTCCTATAACTTGTTCAATACCCTATAATTAGAAGATTaaacttgcttttgagctataatccaagtgttcCAAGCATTATCCAAATTTCATGTCATTTGTGTACAAAAGTTAacacttccattttgaaaaagccaactttaatcacaaagtccactctccttgagctcCTAACTTGTTGCTTTTGCATACACTCCACCAAAAGCTCAGAAAAAACATGTCTAAAGCATCCAACAACTTCAAGCATGCTTGTACTATGCATTGGAACCATGTTCACCACTTTGCTTCAAAAACAAGTTATGAAACCTTAAGACTCCATGTGATCAAACTCAGGCCCTCTTGTTTCCCTATAAATATATATCACTTCTAAGCTTCAAACAACATCATAAATCACCCTCAAACCTCTCTGAAACTCTCTCAAATGAGAATTGGTGAAATTtctccatttttgagctttgaagtCCATAACTTCGAATCTCCCATTTCTTCCAACCACTTTGAAATTAATcattcaaacaccatccatatagcATATAAACACTTTTGTATGCATTATAACTCAACTGAAACACACAAATTCAAACCTCACAATCTCATTTGTTCATCATTGCAACTCGATGTCCCCAAAACAGTTGaggcactttcagtccaaaccaagcattgcaatagtttcctGGGAGTTCAGTGAAGCTAACAGGATCCTTATAACGCTTCAAGAACTACTCTAAGTCCACTTTTGATTTCCAGTTGCAGAGGTAAGTGTCTCAACTCTGAACTCCATGATCTAAGCATCAATTTTTGCATTTATCGATActagtttgtttgttttgatgtgATGAATAATATCCATAAGGTATTAGAGATTGATTGTGCAtattagtcatttaatttgaaatcaaagttttagggttcatcactTTTTCTGGAAATTAGTGAGTCACAGTTTAAATCAATGAATGAATGATACATGGTTAGATTCGTATTGAATATATGAACAACTTTCATGTTTATGTTTTTGAAAATGGTTGAGCTTTGATGATGTTGAATTTCCAGAAATCATGAAtgtcgtgaggttgaagatgaagttgaagtTTCGAACTTATGaacttagtttattttattttgaatggtttttGTTTCATAATTGGCTTCATCATTTGATCCAATGGTAGGAGTGTGTGTGTTAAGGTGTTAGTATACAAGGGCGTAGGTTCGAATTCCCCCTTTGCaactttgtgaaattattttcattttttaaccaTTTACTACATGTTATACTATGTATTGAATTGAGTGGGCCTTATGATCACCGTAAGCGCTTGGCCCAGTGGTTATGCTTTTGGATTGTAGTGTGAAGGGCATGGGTTCAAATCCCACAAAGACcaaaacttcattttttgcaacttgtttatttcaccttttattcaaactttaatattttattaaaattagaaaagttaattattttgaCTTGATTTTTTACAAACTTCTTATTTATCttgtctattttgagaatataatttaaaatcacaaaatatttattatttggtcatttacaaattaaatcaaaaacaagtcttttatgtttttaaaaagcTTTTTTTAACtcatttcttttaatattttctcaccaagtaaattatatatttttgtgtgAGTTAATTAGGGCTAGGTTAAAATCAACCTTGATGATAATATGCTCCCTTAAATGAATCCACTTTTAGGGTTTAGTTTTAATCAATTTCTAAAATCAATTAGATTTAGGTTAGacaaaaccctaaaaccctaattttgatttgTGAGCTTCAAGCTTCACCATGTTAATATAACTTATTGCTTTGATCCTCCTACATTCATATACTTGTTGATacacttgtacatatacttgttgacaTATATCCTTGTATATTTATACTTGGTTTATGGTTTtatctttgtgtgtgtgtgtgtgtgtgtgtgtatatatatatatataaatatatatatatatatatatatatatatatatatatatatatatatatatatatatatatatatatatatatatatatatatatatatatatatatatatatacatattgttTACTAACCCCACATGCATGACTTATTTATCCCTCCATCAttacatcatattcattcatacatgaaatgatatTGAGGTATGTCACCCTTTTATTCATTCAACTTTTATCTTTGAGTTTATACCTTGATATATTGTTGAACTCACTCTTTattgtatccatgatacacatGTTATATCACACATATCACTTGAGATATTCACCATGAATGATTGCTTAAGATGTTGCCTAaactccaaaggaatgagaatgatattgactaaaattgtcaaggtactcactctcttttccaaactcttttactttgtgcatagtattgttaaagctttgcactccacttgttttaaaaatggttttgtattgttaaaattTGACCTTTTAAAATTAACCatttgttttgtattgttaaaactcaaccaacttcttttaaaattaaaacctagccttgtattgttaaagcttgattccttttaaaaacttgttaagtattgttaaagcttaacattttaaaaacccgttgagtattttTAAAGCTCAACGCCCAAAAAGATATTGCCACTtggctttttatttttcttttaagagaaattacaaaagctctgacttccatattgcacttaagggatatgtaggcctaagatgcaatgtcttatcgagctcacttttaaaactttcttttctcatcctcccactctatttaaaaaaaaacacaaaggcattttataacaataacaacaataatatatattttaaaaaggttcatacggagtaccgtagatgtgaggggtgcttaaaacctcccCCTTGCACAACAAACCCCTCGTACGCAAAtttctgataagtttattagttttgattttaaaaacttatgtgggttttattttgctctttctcccatttcctttggaaacaataaagcgcggtggcgactctgtcaaaacatatgagctaagtcaatcaatagttctagtctcacaaatttcaccgctaTAGTATCCAACTGAGGTTCCTTCTGATGAGTCCTTTAATGATGACTTTCTATTTATTTCATATCAGTTGATTTTTTTaacttttctctctttcttttcaaaatatctaaatttgttcttttttttttttcaggtgcaCTCACATTTACCAATGTTGCACAACTACCCCAAACTTAAAGGTTGCTATTCCAACAGCAACCCCAGACTTAGAATGAAACATAGATCctataattcaattcaatttctaTGAACAAGGTAGGGAAGTGTTGGGTCGTTGGCTAAAAATATACGGTAATAGTAACAAACAAATGGATACAGGCTCAACTGGGTTTAACaacgaataataataataataataataataataataataaaaataataataataataataatgaaattggatggctagaaaggcttaAGGATAACACAAAAAATGTACCTTAGTGTGTATAATCATGCAGCTAAAATTAAATAAGAACGTATGCAAGTTCTAAATGATAAAGACATATATGAATGTTCTCTCATGATGAATATTGTGTTTGGCTTTTTCTGCTCTCACCATGTTGGATAGAGCTGATAACCTCCACAATACCTCTTGTGTGATGCAACTTCTCACTCAGTTATGATAACCATGTTCCACCTTTAGTAGATCTCAAGAAGACCACATCAAATCATTTCAGAAATATCAAAATTCAAGGATACTGACATGCGCAGAGGACACACAAGCATTTAGTCTGGGTATGTTTTCTCACAACCAGTAAAGTTATAATTATCATATTACTAGATGAAAGCAAAAACCCAAAAAATAACCCAGctgaaaaaaatagaaattaatttaaaattaattattgtaaaataaaatttatgaatACCTCCTTTGTTCCCAAACAATGCTCATTTACTGTCATTAGCTTGACGCATCATTCCCCCAATTATGGGGGATACTTTAGCTTCCACGCCTTGTTGCTTTTCTTTTTCGAAACAAAGAAACCATCTTTTTCAGAGATAGAGTCCACCTTTTGCAACAAGACACTTCCTACTTCCATAGTTCTACCTCGATGtcgctttttcttctttcttttggcTTTTGAATGAATCTAGGAGTATTTTCACCCGGGGTTGCTAATGAAGGTGATACCATTTGAGTTGTTCTCCTTAAGTCTTTTTCTAGTTGTAGTCTTTGACTTGGGTTTTCCCTCCCTGTTTTGATCATGCCTACTTGATAGCGATTTTCTTCCTCTTGCTTCCTGGTTTCAAGCACATTCAAGGTTATTTCATCatcataaacttttaaaattagtgTACCTCGTTCTATATCAAATTTACATTGACTTGTAAGCAATAATGGTCGACCAAGGAAAACAATGTAATAATAATTAACTAATCAAAATGATAACTTCAGACAAATGAAAAGGAGAGAGAAATGTGAATCACTTCAAATAGAAGATCTTCAATCTATGAATAATGCAAATTAGCATCCATCATTCAATATACCTAAATTCATGTTATGAATGTAGCATTTCTAAACAACAAAAACTCACTTACATAATAATGGGATGAAAAATGCAGCAAATTGAAATGAAAGGATTTAAACACGTGAACATGAACAAATAGAGGAAAATCCATTCAATATGCAAAGTAATATGATTGTAATTAATGATATATTTTATGTTATATTCTTTCTAGCTAAAAGTATTTTCTAATATGAAGCATTCAACAAGTGTGAAATGAAAAATGTATAATAAGGATTTATATACTTGTATTCTTTAGTTGGAATCCCATACGGAATGGTATCAAGATGATAGTCGACATAATCAGTTCTAAAAATAGTATTTTGAAGACTACCAGAGGCATTTGTTGTGGGAAGTCTCTAGAGTTTTTTTGCCTCTATTGCTGCCACCAACGACAGTCAATGATGTTacaattgatgatgattgtgccAAAATATGAGATTCCACTTGTTTTTTCCAACGATTGCGGCCACAGTATGTGGTGTTCACATTATTACATTTTAAAGTATGTTTCCTTAGAGAAACTTAATTCTTTACCATTATATAATGCAATTTACTCTTCCACAAAAAGGTGGGGTTGTGGGAATAATACTAGAAAGTACAACTACTGAAACTAAAACAGAAGCGGCCTTGCAACAGACCAAAGAGACGAGTGAAGATGAACAAAAATAAAGCGTGATTTCCCAATGATTGACGCGTACCCACCTTCAGATCTTCAAGATGCACCCTCTCCTGTTGTTTTCTAAGCTTCTCTCTCTTCCAAATGGTGTCTTGGGTCTCTCTTGGATAGGTTTTTAGGGTCTAGGGCACAAAATGACAGTTGAAATCTATttatagaaaaatagaaaatagaagacCGCGCTAAGCATAATatttggcgctaagcgcgctaGTCCCTGTCATCAGCATCTCTAAGCGTGCTATGAGCGTACTTAGCCCAACCTGTAGCACAACATTTTCTCCAAAATTGCATGTTGAAGCTTTTCTTTGCCTTTTTGTGCCCAAAAATCCTCTAATTCATACAAACCTACAAAATGAGGTGTAAGTGAGTAAATTATACAATATGTACACATAAGTTGAGGTGTTTACTTGTGAATCCAACAAATCAAGCTAATAAGTGTCACTTTATCTTGCATAAACTCAccacattttggcacttatcactacCTACTTAATCAATAGGCTCTCTTCTCCCACCATTAACCATCACACACCTTATAAGCTTTTATTCAAAGAATCTCCCAACCCCACTCGCCTTAGAATTTTTGGCTGCTTAACTTATGCCTCAACCCTCCTTAGAAACAGAGACAAACTCGACCCTCTTGCAACTAGGTGCATCTTTCTAGGTTACCCCATAACAACTAAAGGATATCTCCTTTATGACCTTCATACTAGAACTATTTTAGTTTCTAGAAATTACATCTTCTATGAACCAATTTTCCCTTATCTTTCCCACACCAACAATCCCAACCCATCTCATACACCTCTCCTTAGACAATGACAATTCCTTTATTTTTGATTTTCCTACTAACACCAGTCATGCCACCAATCTCCTTAATGCTGAACCTACTATTCCCATCAACACTCCAAATAAATCCACACATGCCACTGAATTTCTACCTGCACCTACCCCTAAATTTACACCTGCTCTTGAACCTGGCTTTGGTACTGAACCCACCCTTCTTATTAGAAAAACCAATAAGACCATTACTAAACCTGCATACCTTAATGATTTTGTTTGTAATACTTCTGCATCTCATCACCCTTATgacatttcaaaatatatttgttaTAATATTACTTCTCCTGAGTTCCATCCCTTCATTGTTGCCATCACTACCAATGTGAGCCTAAGTCATGAAAGCATGCCATTCTTTCTCCCCATTGGGTGCAGGCCATGACTGATGAAATCACATCTCTTAATGCTAACGACACATGGATCATCACCGCACTTCCCCAAGGTAAGAAAGCAATTGGATTTCGATGGGTTTACAAAACCAAATTTAAGTCTGATGGCAACATTGAAAGACATAAAGCAAGGTTAGTTGCTAAGGGTTTTATCCAAATCGAAGGTATGGACTTCTTTGAAACATTTTCTCCTGTGGCTAAATTGACA encodes:
- the LOC131610990 gene encoding uncharacterized protein LOC131610990, which translates into the protein MTTKESLPNSYENVGKAKWDDFSTKVLLENCINEIRKCGKPGIAFRNKKWEEIREEYNKRTNKNYTQKQLKNRLDSLRTDWTTWKQLLGKETGLGWNPHTGKIDADPTWWDAKIRENVKYAKFRYQGLEFRDELEFIFGEIVETSQCAWTPAMGVPLESSNQNTTTDVAHEIIDSDDEFNIDELSPVRNTQSKNKRKISPNMGERSTKGKAKVGTAPTMRKTLERLVQAAEGHNEVEKAEIAATSHINGQYSIPTCVEILKSAKEKGLLNGQQFSYALEMLKDEQNRVLIISLKDSINDLIEWILYKYE